The proteins below are encoded in one region of Peribacillus muralis:
- a CDS encoding glycosyltransferase gives MTKKVCMFVWNHFTNDARVLRECTALTEVGYEVDLIAIHNWKIKDLPKREQHQNGFTVTRVNNRWEALHRILRMAGKVKKKKFEIVLLAILVWNTLWNLNLINGWVGSGILFGSLALLAMGTLLITKTKLPTLLTRSYIFGQMIYHGRKRNYDFYHSNDLNTLMQGAISSKWFRRKKLIYDSHEVQTSRTGYNSPLYGRMEKFLLMFVDEMIAENHTRAKYNEDLYGLYPKVVHNYPIPTNPEESTSVNLHELLNLPPDERILLYQGGVQMGRGLEQLVDAVPLIETGTVVFIGDGKIKAALMEKVKEMDLEHRVKFLPKVPVDELLHYTKNAYLGFQVLNNVCFNHYSASSNKLFEYMMSGVPVVACSFPEIQKVVDAEQIGVCVDSHDPKAIADGVNYLLKHPEKRAEMSRNCLNARQTYNWKQEKDIFIEIYQTA, from the coding sequence CTTACTGAAGTGGGATATGAAGTGGATTTAATTGCCATTCATAACTGGAAGATCAAGGATTTGCCCAAAAGGGAGCAGCATCAAAACGGCTTCACTGTCACAAGGGTCAACAATCGATGGGAGGCGCTTCATCGAATTCTCAGAATGGCAGGCAAGGTGAAGAAGAAGAAGTTTGAAATCGTACTATTGGCCATATTGGTCTGGAATACGTTATGGAATTTGAATTTGATCAACGGTTGGGTGGGATCGGGTATACTGTTCGGTTCCCTTGCGCTTCTTGCGATGGGCACCCTTTTAATCACTAAAACGAAGCTCCCGACGTTATTAACCAGGAGCTACATTTTTGGTCAAATGATCTATCATGGGCGGAAACGGAATTATGATTTTTACCATTCGAATGACTTGAATACACTCATGCAGGGGGCGATCAGCAGTAAATGGTTCAGAAGGAAGAAGCTGATTTATGACTCGCATGAAGTGCAAACGAGCAGAACGGGATATAATAGCCCACTCTACGGGAGGATGGAGAAATTCCTATTAATGTTCGTCGATGAAATGATTGCCGAAAATCATACGAGAGCTAAATATAATGAAGACTTATATGGTCTCTATCCAAAAGTTGTCCATAACTATCCGATCCCGACAAACCCGGAGGAAAGCACGTCCGTGAATTTGCATGAGCTGCTGAATTTGCCGCCGGATGAACGGATATTGTTGTATCAAGGCGGCGTCCAGATGGGCAGAGGTTTGGAGCAATTGGTCGATGCCGTACCGCTGATCGAGACAGGGACGGTGGTATTTATCGGAGATGGGAAAATCAAGGCGGCATTAATGGAGAAGGTGAAGGAAATGGATTTGGAGCATCGGGTGAAGTTTTTGCCGAAAGTCCCGGTCGACGAATTGCTTCACTATACGAAAAATGCCTACTTAGGTTTTCAAGTGTTGAATAATGTTTGCTTTAATCACTATTCCGCTTCTTCTAATAAATTGTTCGAATACATGATGAGCGGTGTGCCAGTCGTTGCCTGCAGCTTTCCAGAAATCCAAAAGGTGGTCGATGCGGAACAAATCGGTGTTTGTGTCGATTCACATGATCCTAAAGCCATTGCCGACGGAGTCAATTACTTATTGAAGCATCCTGAAAAAAGGGCGGAAATGAGCCGGAATTGCCTGAATGCACGCCAAACATATAATTGGAAGCAAGAGAAGGATATCTTTATCGAGATATATCAAACTGCCTGA